The Bacillus sp. Bos-x628 genome segment ATACAGAGGATTACGGTGAATTTCAAAATATGGCGTGTAAACCTGAAGAATTGATGGCGTTTTTATCTCAAAAAAGAGACCTTCTTCCAAAAAGAGCAAGAGAAGACCTTGCTTCTGGAGACTGGCTGTTTGGAAGAGGTTCCATGGATATGAAGGCAGGTCTTACGGTCCAGCTTTCTATGCTTGAAAGAGCGATGACAGGGATATTTGAAGGGAATGTGTTGCTTGTCACTGTACCTGATGAAGAGGTGAATTCACAGGGAATGTTGGAAGCTGTGCCAAAGCTAAAGGAGCTGAAAGAGCTACATGGGCTTGAATATACGTCGTGTTTAAACAGTGAACCGATGTTTGAAAAGCATCCTGGTGATGAGCATCTGTATCTTTATACAGGCAGTATAGGCAAGGTACTCGCCGGTTTTTTTTGTAAAGGAATTGAAACGCATGTAGGAGAGCCCTTTTCAGGTTTAAACGCAAATTTTATGGTATCTGAATTAAACCGGTTGTTAGAGCTGAATAGCGATTATTGTGAGGAAGTGGATGGTGAAGTCACGCCGCCTCCGACCAATTTGATGCAAAAGGATTTAAAGGAAGCCTATTCCGTTCAAACGCCTCATACAGCCGTTTCTTTGTTTAATGTGCTCATGATGAAACGCTCAAGTGAAGAGCTGCATAAACTTCTCTATGAAACAGCAAAGAAAGCAGCAGTACAAATTGAGGACAATCTACGGCAAAAAACAGCCGGTTTTCAGCGTTTTAAACATTTTACGCCGATTGAAACGCACATCACGGTACTTACGTATCAAGAGCTGTATCAAAAAGCCGCAGAGCGTTCAGGAAAGCAGGAAGTCGATCGAATCGTCAACTATGCATTTGTCAATCGAGGTGAGCTTGGAGATCGTGACTTTTCAACGAAAATCGTATCAGAGCTAACGACTCTTTGTAAGGAAGATGGTCCACTCATTGTCCTGTTTTATAGTCCGCCATTTTATCCTTCTGTATCTTCAACAGATGATCCGCATATTCAGGCGACCTTGGAGAAGATTCAAAAGGAGGCAAAGGAGGTCTATGGACTTGAGGTAGAAGAGGTGAAATACTTTCCTGGTCTATCTGATTTAAGCTACTTACAGCTCGAAAAACAGGATGTAGGGTATTACACGACCAACATGCCGCTTTACCAAAAAGGCTATTCATTACCACAAGGAAAAAAGGAGGCTCTTTACGTTCCGGTCATCAACGTTGGTCCATTAGGAAAGGATCCGCACAAATGGACAGAACGCCTGCATGTCCCATTTTCCTTCGGCGTTTTGCCGTCATTACTTGAATCAACGATTCATTCTTTATTAAAAAAATAAGAATATGAGATGAAGCCCTATGATGAATATGATAGGGCTTTTGGTTGTGAAGATATATTTTGCTTTCAAACATTCTTAAAAATATATGACGATGCTTGTATAATGAAATGACATAAATGGATTTTAAAGGATATGATGATCAATCAACATAAACATACATTCACTTGAAAGAGGATTGGGGAACACAATGGGAACTGGAAAATTAACAAAACAGAAATTATCGCATCACTTCAGCAAAGTATATGTGAACTTGAGCAACTTATACAGGTGTGTGATGTGCAAACACTAGATCAGTCTATCGGACATGGCAAGTGGTCCATCAAACAAATCGCCGGACATTTATATGATACAGAAGAAGTCTGGTCAAACGGATAGAGCAGGTCATATCAAACGATTACACGCCTTTTCAATCGTATAATCCTGATATTTACGTCAAGGAAAGAGCTTATAAAGTGTATAATGCTCAGGAGATCAAATCGCTGATTAATCGCTTGAAAGAGAGAAGAAGCAAAACGCTTCAGCTATTAGAAAAGGATATATGGGACCAATCAGGTTTGCAT includes the following:
- a CDS encoding M20/M25/M40 family metallo-hydrolase, which gives rise to MKWQTESELKELLTSLMQYESISGTTGEVALAEYLFYLLRERPYFQENPNHLALHPMKDGRYYLTALVKRSTLSRTVLLLSHFDVVDTEDYGEFQNMACKPEELMAFLSQKRDLLPKRAREDLASGDWLFGRGSMDMKAGLTVQLSMLERAMTGIFEGNVLLVTVPDEEVNSQGMLEAVPKLKELKELHGLEYTSCLNSEPMFEKHPGDEHLYLYTGSIGKVLAGFFCKGIETHVGEPFSGLNANFMVSELNRLLELNSDYCEEVDGEVTPPPTNLMQKDLKEAYSVQTPHTAVSLFNVLMMKRSSEELHKLLYETAKKAAVQIEDNLRQKTAGFQRFKHFTPIETHITVLTYQELYQKAAERSGKQEVDRIVNYAFVNRGELGDRDFSTKIVSELTTLCKEDGPLIVLFYSPPFYPSVSSTDDPHIQATLEKIQKEAKEVYGLEVEEVKYFPGLSDLSYLQLEKQDVGYYTTNMPLYQKGYSLPQGKKEALYVPVINVGPLGKDPHKWTERLHVPFSFGVLPSLLESTIHSLLKK